One part of the Sardina pilchardus chromosome 5, fSarPil1.1, whole genome shotgun sequence genome encodes these proteins:
- the fgfr4 gene encoding fibroblast growth factor receptor 4 produces MAYLHKVLILILCVVDHTWGRAVTTEEIQTKDHRAHRPPLVPGFPENTTAVVGGNVKLVCKVHRPTSTRIQWLKKDDGLLGAEGQPHLRALTPLQGNISKVNVLPLNNVSLESTGEYVCKAETSSGQYMQSAWLEVYPEELLSRSLMPNARLETAEDVSEDQLDDVSEHLLLEPGDKLKLSCDGGRRGSVLWYKGDARVQHSTRIHIRAGVMEIVDITYDDSGVYVCMLRGSRETLRNYTIMVADSLGSGDDDDEDNGLDDMLAESENDQVYFSRGPYWTHLQRMEKKLYAVPAGNTVKFRCPATGSPLPTIRWLKNGREFRGEHRIGGIKLRHQHWSLVMESVVPSDRGNYTCVVENKFGSIIHSYLLDVLERSPHRPILQAGLPANTTAVVGGDAQFLCKVYSDAQPHIQWLKHIEKNGSRYGPDGIPYVQVLKTGSLNMSEVEVLYLTNITMEDEGEYTCLAGNSIGFSYQSAWLTVLSEEEVAEEVEKMETKYTDIIIYASGVLALVMAIIIVVLCRMQVHPSREPFDVLPVQKLSKFPLRRQYSVESNSSGKSSASLMRVARLSSSCSPMLAGVMEFELPYDPDWEYPRENLTLGKPLGEGCFGQVVRADAFGINKENPEQVSTVAVKMLKDDATDKDLADLISEMELMKGMGKHKNIINLLGVCTQDGPLYVLVEYASKGSLREYLRARRPPGMDYTFDVTKVPEEQLTFKDLLSCAYQVARGMEYLASNRCIHRDLAARNVLVTEDNVMKIADFGLARGVHQIDYYKKTTNGRLPVKWMAPEALFDRVYTHQSDVWSFGVLMWEIFTLGGSPYPGIPVEELFKLLKEGHRMDKPSNCTHELYMKMRECWHAVPTQRPTFKQLVEELDRLLLSISDEYLDLSTPFEQYSPSCEDTSSSCSSDNDSVFTHDAISTDPCLLGYHNVRSRRDL; encoded by the exons ATGGCTTATCTCCACAAGGTCCTCATACTGATACTCTGTGTGGTGGACCACACCTGGGGGAGGGCTGTCACAACAGAAGAGATACAAACCAAAG ACCACCGTGCGCACCGTCCACCTCTCGTGCCTGGGTTCCCAGAGAACACCACGGCCGTGGTGGGGGGGAATGTGAAGCTGGTGTGTAAGGTTCACAGGCCGACCTCCACACGCATCCAGTGGCTCAAGAAGGACGATGGCCTCCTGGGAGCCGAAGGCCAGCCCCATCTGCGCGCTCTAACG CCTCTTCAAGGTAATATATCTAAGGTGAACGTCCTGCCTCTCAACAATGTATCATTGGAGAGTACAGGAGAGTATGTGTGCAAGGCAGAGACTTCCTCTGGGCAGTACATGCAGTCAGCCTGGCTCGAAGTTTATCCAG aggAACTTCTGTCTCGTTCTCTGATGCCAAATGCCCGTCTGGAAACAGCAGAAG ATGTTTCCGAGGACCAGCTGGACGACGTGTCCGAGCATCTGCTGCTGGAACCGGGCGACAAGCTGAAGCTGAGCTGCGACGGCGGTCGCCGGGGGTCGGTGCTCTGGTACAAGGGCGACGCCCGCGTGCAGCACAGCACGCGCATCCACATCCGTGCCGGCGTCATGGAGATCGTCGACATCACCTACGACGACTCCggcgtgtacgtgtgcatgctgCGAGGCTCGCGGGAGACGCTGCGCAACTACACCATCATGGTGGCAG ACTCCCTTGGCtctggagatgatgatgatgaggataaCGGCCTGGACGACATGCTCGCAGAATCGGAGAACGACCAGGTGTACTTCAGTAGAG GACCCTACTGGACGCACTTGCAGCGCATGGAGAAGAAGCTCTACGCCGTGCCGGCCGGCAACACGGTCAAGTTCCGCTGCCCTGCCACGGGCAGCCCCTTGCCCACCATCCGCTGGCTGAAGAACGGCCGTGAGTTCCGGGGCGAGCACCGCATCGGGGGCATCAAG CTTCGTCACCAGCACTGGAGTCTGGTCATGGAGAGTGTGGTTCCGTCAGATCGGGGCAACTACACGTGTGTCGTAGAGAACAAGTTCGGCTCCATCATCCACAGCTACCTGCTGGATGTGCttg AACGTTCCCCACATCGGCCTATCCTGCAGGCCGGACTGCCCGCCAACACCACCGCCGTGGTGGGGGGTGACGCCCAGTTCCTCTGTAAGGTGTACAGTGACGCCCAGCCCCACATCCAGTGGCTCAAGCACATCGAGAAGAACGGCAGCCGATACGGCCCAGACGGCATCCCTTACGTTCAAGTCCTCAAG ACCGGAAGCTTGAACATGTCCGAGGTGGAGGTGCTGTATCTGACCAACATCACTatggaggatgagggagagtACACGTGCTTGGCCGGCAACTCCATCGGATTCTCCTACCAGTCGGCATGGCTGACGGTCCTCTCTG AGGAGGAAGTGGCAGAGGAAGTGGAGAAGATGGAGACCAAGTACACGGACATCATCATCTACGCGTCGGGGGTCCTGGCGCTGGTCATGGCCATCATCATCGTGGTTCTCTGCCGCATGCAGGTCCACCCGAGCCGAGAACCGTTCGACGTTCTACCGGTTCAGAAGCTCTCCAAGTTCCCTCTTCGTAGACAG TACTCCGTGGAGTCCAACTCATCAGGGAAGTCCAGCGCCTCTTTGATGAGGGTGGCCAGACTGTCGTCCAGCTGCTCCCCGATGCTGGCTGGAGTCATGGAGTTTGAGCTCCCCTACGACCCCGACTGGGAGTACCCCAGGGAGAA CTTGACCTTGGGGAAGCCACTGGGTGAAGGCTGCTTTGGTCAAGTGGTGAGAGCAGATGCTTTTGGCATCAACAAAGAGAATCCAGAGCAGGTGTCCACTGTGGCCGTCAAGATGCTGAAAG ATGATGCCACGGACAAAGACCTGGCCGACCTGATCTCGGAGATGGAGCTCATGAAGGGCATGGGCAAGCACAAGAACATCATCAACCTTCTGGGAGTCTGCACACAAGATG gtcctctGTATGTTCTGGTGGAGTACGCTTCAAAGGGCAGTCTGAGGGAGTACCTGCGAGCTCGCCGCCCGCCTGGAATGGACTACACCTTCGACGTGACCAAGGTCCCCGAGGAGCAGCTCACCTTCAAGGACCTGCTCTCCTGCGCCTATCAGGTGGCCCGCGGCATGGAGTACCTGGCTTCCAATAGG TGCATCCACAGGGACCTGGCCGCAAGGAACGTCTTGGTGACAGAAGACAATGTCATGAAAATCGCCGACTTTGGCCTGGCCCGAGGAGTTCACCAGATCGACTACTACAAGAAAACAACCAAC GGACGACTGCCAGTGAAATGGATGGCGCCAGAGGCCTTGTTTGACAGAGTCTACACACACCAGAGTGATGT ctgGTCTTTTGGAGTCTTAATGTGGGAGATTTTCACTCTGGGTGGCTCCCCTTATCCTGGGATTCCTGTGGAGGAACTTTTCAAGCTCTTGAAGGAAGGCCATCGCATGGACAAGCCCTCCAACTGCACGCATGAACT